A window of Ananas comosus cultivar F153 linkage group 4, ASM154086v1, whole genome shotgun sequence contains these coding sequences:
- the LOC109709266 gene encoding phosphoinositide phospholipase C 2-like → MHNLFCVRKQKNLIMTTYRICCCFWRRYKPASDEPPEAIKAVFAKYADQSGTMGVEQLRRFMVEVQGEAVESAEAAARDVLDGFRHFRRKGLSLDSFFNYLAGNENTALYSTSLVHQDMGAPLSHYFIYTSHNSYLTGNQLNSDSSDVPIVKALQRGVRVIELDMWPNENNDDISILHGRTLTTPVGLMKCLKSIREHAFAASPYPVIITLEDHLPPDLQAKAAKMIHETFGEMLFLPKSDSLREFPSPEELKMKIIISTKPPKEFRETRSTKEREDEAQKEAEEGAWGKDVPDLDAELSAISKIDEHEASKRFHEEEEEDTEGVEQRPRQRTVAPEYKSLIAITAKKKKGGLSDALKIDPHRVTRLSLSEQVFIKATVSHGTEIVRFTQRNLLRIYPRGTRFTSSNYNPVPGWIHGAQMVALNMQGYGRALWLMHGMFRANGGCGYVKKPDLLLNSDPDRIFDPKSTLRIKKTLKVRVYMGDGWRFDFHQRHFDQYSPPDFYTRVGIAGVPVDTTMKRTRAIEDNWTPMWDEEFMFPLSVPELALLRIEVHEYDMSDKDDFGGQTCLPVWELRSGIRSVRLYDQKGELLPSVKLLMQFEFI, encoded by the exons ATGCACAACTTATTCTGTgtaaggaaacaaaaaaatttgatcatGACAACGTACAGGATCTGCTGCTGCTTCTGGCGCCGGTACAAGCCGGCGTCGGACGAGCCGCCGGAGGCGATAAAGGCCGTGTTTGCGAAGTATGCGGATCAGAGCGGCACGATGGGGGTCGAGCAGCTGCGGCGGTTCATGGTGGAGGTGCAGGGGGAGGCTGTCGAGAGCGCGGAGGCCGCGGCCCGCGACGTGCTCGACGGCTTCAGGCACTTCAGGAGGAAGGGACTCTCACTCGACAGCTTCTTCAATTACCTCGCCGGTAACGAAAACACCGCCTTGTACTCCACTTCCCTC GTTCACCAAGATATGGGGGCTCCCTTGTCACACTATTTCATATACACAAGCCATAACTCCTACTTAACTGGGAATCAACTAAACAGTGATTCAAGTGATGTCCCCATTGTGAAGGCCCTCCAAAGGGGAGTTAGAGTGATTGAATTGGACATGTGGCCTAATGAAAACAATGATGATATTAGTATTCTTCATGGGag GACTCTGACTACACCAGTTGGCCTCATGAAATGTTTGAAATCCATTAGAGAGCATGCTTTTGCTGCATCTCCCTACCCTGTTATAATCACTCTTGAAGATCATCTTCCTCCAGATCTCCAAGCTAAAGCAGCTAAG ATGATACATGAAACTTTCGGAGAAATGCTGTTTCTTCCAAAGTCAGACTCCTTAAGAGAGTTTCCCTCACCTGAAGAGCTAAAGATGAAGATCATCATATCGACGAAACCGCCAAAAGAGTTTCGCGAGACTAGGTCtacgaaagaaagagaagatgaAGCACAAAAAGAAGCTGAAGAGGGAGCATGGGGTAAAGATGTCCCGGATCTCGACGCTGAACTCAGTGCTATTAGTAAG ATTGATGAGCACGAAGCGAGCAAACGCTTTcacgaggaggaggaagaagatacCGAAGGAGTCGAGCAGAGACCACGGCAACGAACCGTAGCTCCCGAGTACAAAAGTCTCATTGCAATTAccgcgaaaaagaaaaagggcgGACTAAGTGATGctttgaagattgatcctcacAGAGTTACGCGTCTTAGCTTAAGCGAGCAAGTGTTTATAAAGGCCACAGTTTCTCATGGAACTGAAATCGTAAG GTTCACACAAAGAAATTTATTGAGGATTTACCCGCGAGGCACGCGCTTTACCTCCTCGAATTACAATCCAGTTCCTGGGTGGATTCATGGAGCTCAAATGGTTGCATTGAATATGCAG GGATATGGGAGGGCGCTTTGGCTAATGCATGGCATGTTCAGAGCCAATGGAGGGTGTGGTTATGTGAAGAAACCAGATTTGCTATTAAATTCGGACCCAGATCGCATTTTTGATCCTAAATCGACATTGCGGATCAAGAAGACCCTAAAG GTGAGGGTGTACATGGGAGACGGATGGCGATTCGATTTTCATCAGAGACACTTCGACCAGTATTCTCCGCCCGACTTTTATACGAGG GTGGGGATAGCAGGAGTGCCGGTCGATACAACGATGAAGAGAACACGAGCAATAGAGGATAACTGGACCCCGATGTGGGACGAAGAGTTCATGTTCCCGCTTTCCGTTCCCGAACTAGCTTTACTTCGTATCGAAGTCCACGAATACGACATGTCCGACAAGGACGACTTTGGCGGCCAAACATGCCTGCCTGTCTGGGAGCTGAGGTCAGGGATTCGAAGCGTCCGACTCTACGACCAGAAGGGAGAGCTGCTGCCGTCGGTTAAGCTGCTGATGCAATTCGAGTTCATCTGA